In bacterium, one DNA window encodes the following:
- a CDS encoding porin family protein, with protein sequence MRRFILLSFFSLVMFYSPLSAQRVFIENTIGVGPHVGWYQSNDAEEGALYFGFQGRLRWGRNVGLELTLDYRDNEMFDAGKFDATRLSADVMYIPITASLMIFAPLGSFLNPYGVAGIGWYYTLTDYELINAGVDVRRLLENEDNFEMGYHFGLGLEIPFSANVALHFDARYIFLGTEIRTIRDITTLDTDTDNSNGIMFGGGLMLYL encoded by the coding sequence ATGCGACGTTTTATCCTGCTTTCGTTTTTTTCCCTGGTAATGTTTTACAGTCCGCTCTCCGCTCAGCGCGTGTTTATTGAAAATACGATCGGGGTGGGTCCCCATGTCGGCTGGTATCAGAGCAACGACGCGGAGGAGGGGGCGCTGTATTTCGGCTTCCAGGGACGCCTGCGCTGGGGACGGAATGTCGGGCTCGAACTCACGCTCGACTATCGTGACAATGAAATGTTCGATGCGGGGAAATTTGATGCCACCCGCCTGAGTGCGGATGTGATGTACATTCCGATTACCGCTTCGCTGATGATATTCGCTCCCCTCGGCAGTTTCCTCAATCCCTACGGCGTGGCCGGGATCGGGTGGTATTACACGCTGACGGATTACGAGCTGATCAATGCCGGTGTCGACGTCCGCCGTCTTCTCGAGAATGAAGACAATTTTGAGATGGGCTATCATTTCGGACTGGGACTGGAAATCCCGTTCTCAGCCAACGTGGCCCTGCACTTTGATGCGCGTTACATTTTTCTCGGTACGGAAATCCGGACCATTCGCGATATCACCACGCTCGATACGGATACCGACAACAGCAATGGTATCATGTTCGGGGGTGGACTCATGCTGTATCTCTGA